The Longimicrobium sp. genome has a segment encoding these proteins:
- a CDS encoding aminodeoxychorismate/anthranilate synthase component II: DSFTFNLVQYLGELGAEMEVRRNDELSVDQIRDMAPERIVISPGPCTPAEAGVSVDVIKQLGPTTPILGVCLGHQSIGAAYGGDVVRARRVMHGKTSPIRHHGEGIFAGVPSPLTVARYHSLVIEPSTLPGELEAIAWTEEEGWEDEIQAVRHREHPVWGVQFHPESIASEHGHDLLRNFLRMG, from the coding sequence CGACAGCTTCACCTTCAATCTCGTACAGTATCTGGGCGAGTTGGGGGCGGAGATGGAGGTCCGGCGCAACGACGAGCTGTCGGTGGACCAGATCCGCGACATGGCGCCGGAACGGATCGTGATCTCTCCCGGGCCGTGCACCCCGGCCGAGGCCGGCGTGTCCGTCGACGTCATAAAGCAGCTCGGGCCCACCACGCCCATCCTGGGCGTGTGCCTGGGCCACCAGAGCATCGGCGCGGCGTACGGCGGCGACGTGGTGCGCGCGCGGCGGGTGATGCACGGCAAGACGTCGCCCATCCGCCACCACGGCGAAGGGATCTTCGCGGGCGTGCCCTCGCCGCTGACGGTGGCGCGCTACCATTCGCTGGTCATCGAGCCGAGCACGCTTCCCGGCGAGCTGGAAGCGATCGCCTGGACGGAGGAGGAGGGGTGGGAGGACGAGATCCAGGCGGTGAGGCATCGCGAGCACCCGGTGTGGGGCGTGCAGTTTCACCCCGAGTCCATCGCCAGCGAGCACGGGCACGACCTGCTGCGCAACTTCCTGCGGATGGGATGA